In a genomic window of Amycolatopsis japonica:
- a CDS encoding IclR family transcriptional regulator, with the protein MPQQEAAVTVANGAPEPAGVKSARRAIDLIETFAANDVWLSLSDLHARTGFPRSSLHGLLRTLLEAGWLEVDTNTARYRLGVRALICGTAYLDRDPVVPYATEALERIREKTGYTAHFARREGTDVVYLETRESRHSTHLVSRVGRTLPTHATALGKALLAELTHDEIDGLLTGELSALTPNTITTADALHAECAKTRERGYASEIEEGSLGVRCVAAVIPYRIPGTDAISCSMPVTEVTDADAQRVGELLAEITAELGQQLRRAGIR; encoded by the coding sequence ATGCCGCAGCAGGAAGCCGCTGTCACGGTGGCGAACGGCGCGCCTGAACCCGCCGGAGTGAAGTCGGCCAGGCGGGCGATCGACCTCATCGAGACCTTCGCCGCGAACGACGTGTGGCTTTCGCTGTCCGATCTCCACGCGCGGACCGGCTTCCCCAGGTCGAGCCTGCACGGCCTGCTCCGCACCCTGCTCGAAGCCGGCTGGCTGGAAGTGGACACCAACACCGCCCGCTACCGCCTCGGCGTCCGCGCGCTGATCTGCGGCACGGCTTATCTGGACCGCGACCCGGTCGTCCCGTACGCGACCGAAGCGCTGGAGCGGATCCGGGAGAAGACCGGCTACACGGCGCATTTCGCGCGCCGCGAGGGCACCGACGTCGTGTATCTGGAGACGCGCGAGTCCCGGCACTCGACGCATCTCGTGTCCCGTGTCGGCCGCACGCTGCCCACCCACGCGACCGCGCTGGGGAAGGCGTTGCTGGCCGAACTGACGCACGACGAGATCGACGGCCTCCTGACCGGAGAGCTGTCGGCGCTCACGCCGAACACCATCACCACGGCGGACGCGCTGCACGCCGAATGCGCGAAGACCCGCGAACGCGGCTATGCCTCGGAAATCGAGGAAGGCAGCCTCGGCGTCCGCTGCGTCGCGGCCGTCATCCCGTACCGCATCCCCGGCACCGACGCGATCAGTTGCTCCATGCCGGTCACCGAAGTCACCGACGCCGACGCCCAGCGCGTCGGCGAACTCCTCGCCGAAATCACCGCGGAACTCGGCCAGCAACTGCGCCGCGCCGGCATCCGCTGA
- a CDS encoding sodium:solute symporter family protein: MHLLDWIMVSAYFVLMVVIGLWSHSRVNTVSDFFTAGGKMPWWLAGISHHMSGYSAVLFVAYAGVAYTDGITVYFWGMASIGIGVGIGSWLFASRWNRLRSKLGVASPLEYLAKRFNVPTQQALAWSGSLLKIFDIAAKWFAVATILNVFAGVPYTWGIIITGSITLIYCTVGGLWADALTDFGQFVIQAIAAIVMLWVVLDKLGGVSGLWTVWGDLPPAHLNPTTSKFTTIVLLVYVLVKTLEYNGGMWNLAQRYMAAPNTYEARRGARLSSILYLVWPLVMMFPMFAAPLLIPNISNPNNAYAIMTTTFLPPGLVGLVLAGIFSHTMAMVSSDANAISAVITRDMMPVLWKKARNFTESQGLLAARISTVIFVVLTMAVATQAEKLGGVLGIVVLWVAALMGPISVPLLLGMLPAFRRSGSRAALISWAGGLIAYAIAYYGYNATLAVTVSTPILVSLALFIGLGYLMPERKASTDEIIDTIDRDDDVLPRKSQDGTTVPA; this comes from the coding sequence GTGCATTTACTGGACTGGATCATGGTGTCCGCGTACTTCGTCCTGATGGTGGTGATCGGCTTGTGGTCGCACAGCCGCGTCAACACGGTCAGTGACTTCTTCACGGCCGGCGGCAAGATGCCATGGTGGCTGGCCGGCATCTCCCACCACATGTCCGGCTACAGCGCCGTGCTGTTCGTCGCGTACGCGGGCGTCGCGTACACGGACGGCATCACCGTCTACTTCTGGGGAATGGCCAGTATCGGTATCGGTGTCGGCATCGGCAGCTGGCTGTTCGCCTCGCGGTGGAACCGCCTGCGGTCGAAGCTCGGTGTCGCGTCGCCGCTCGAGTACCTGGCGAAGCGCTTCAACGTGCCCACTCAGCAGGCACTCGCCTGGAGCGGCAGCCTCCTGAAGATCTTCGACATCGCGGCCAAGTGGTTCGCGGTCGCGACGATCCTCAACGTCTTCGCGGGCGTGCCCTACACCTGGGGCATCATCATCACCGGTTCGATCACGCTGATCTACTGCACCGTCGGCGGGCTCTGGGCCGACGCGCTCACCGACTTCGGCCAGTTCGTCATCCAGGCCATCGCGGCGATCGTGATGCTGTGGGTCGTGCTGGACAAGCTCGGCGGCGTTTCCGGGCTGTGGACCGTGTGGGGGGACCTCCCGCCCGCCCACCTGAACCCGACCACTTCGAAGTTCACCACCATCGTGTTGCTCGTCTACGTGCTGGTGAAGACGCTGGAGTACAACGGCGGTATGTGGAACCTGGCGCAGCGCTACATGGCCGCGCCGAACACCTACGAGGCCCGTCGCGGCGCGCGGCTCTCCTCGATCCTGTACCTGGTGTGGCCGCTGGTGATGATGTTCCCGATGTTCGCCGCCCCGCTGCTGATCCCGAACATCTCGAACCCCAACAACGCCTACGCGATCATGACCACGACGTTCCTCCCGCCGGGTCTGGTCGGGCTGGTGCTGGCCGGGATCTTCTCGCACACCATGGCGATGGTCTCCTCGGACGCCAACGCGATCTCCGCGGTCATCACCCGCGACATGATGCCGGTGCTGTGGAAGAAGGCCCGCAACTTCACCGAATCACAGGGGCTGCTCGCCGCGCGGATCTCGACGGTGATCTTCGTCGTGCTCACCATGGCGGTGGCCACGCAGGCCGAGAAACTCGGTGGTGTGCTCGGTATCGTGGTGCTGTGGGTCGCCGCCCTGATGGGCCCGATCTCGGTGCCGCTGCTGCTCGGCATGCTCCCCGCGTTCCGCCGCTCCGGCTCCCGCGCGGCCCTGATCTCGTGGGCGGGCGGTCTCATCGCCTACGCGATCGCTTACTACGGCTACAACGCCACCCTCGCGGTCACCGTGTCCACCCCGATCCTGGTCTCGCTGGCGCTGTTCATCGGGCTCGGCTACCTCATGCCCGAGCGCAAGGCCTCCACCGACGAGATCATCGACACGATCGACCGCGACGACGACGTCCTACCCCGCAAGTCGCAGGACGGCACCACCGTGCCCGCCTGA
- a CDS encoding 5-dehydro-4-deoxyglucarate dehydratase, with amino-acid sequence MAQPKIELDGLLAFPLTPFTEGLELNLDAFAETVESHVAAGAGALFVACGTGEFSSLSPDEHAAILRKAREVVAGRVPVWVGAGGGAASARAGIAAAEAGGADGVLLLPPYLVTGPPSGLVDHVRYAVGDSSIPVIVYHRSTGVFTPDSAVKLLDIPSVVGIKDGFGDVELMSRIITTIRSVGTDRAKDFLFFNGLPTAEVSARAYAAVGVARYSSAVHCFAPEIAARFHRALAENDDAVMEALLAGFYLPLVALRDEGQGFAVSLVKAAARLRGDKVGSVRPPLVEPTSDQIARLEKIIDDGFAVLKSVEAGA; translated from the coding sequence ATGGCACAGCCCAAGATCGAACTCGACGGCCTACTGGCGTTCCCCCTGACCCCCTTCACCGAGGGGCTGGAACTCAACCTCGACGCGTTCGCGGAAACCGTCGAGAGCCACGTGGCCGCCGGAGCCGGTGCGCTGTTCGTCGCCTGCGGTACGGGCGAATTCAGCTCGCTGTCCCCGGACGAGCACGCAGCGATCCTGCGTAAGGCTCGTGAGGTCGTGGCCGGGCGCGTGCCCGTCTGGGTCGGCGCCGGCGGCGGTGCGGCCTCGGCCCGTGCCGGGATCGCGGCGGCGGAGGCGGGCGGCGCGGACGGCGTCCTCCTCCTGCCGCCGTACCTGGTCACCGGCCCGCCGTCCGGGCTGGTCGACCACGTCCGGTACGCCGTCGGCGATTCGTCGATCCCGGTGATCGTCTACCACCGTTCCACCGGCGTGTTCACCCCGGACTCGGCGGTGAAACTGCTCGACATCCCGTCGGTGGTGGGCATCAAGGACGGCTTCGGCGACGTCGAACTCATGAGCCGGATCATCACCACGATCCGCTCCGTCGGCACCGACCGGGCCAAGGATTTCCTGTTCTTCAACGGTCTTCCGACGGCGGAGGTCTCCGCGCGCGCCTACGCCGCGGTCGGCGTGGCGCGGTACTCCTCGGCCGTGCACTGCTTCGCGCCCGAGATCGCGGCCCGGTTCCACCGCGCGCTCGCGGAGAACGACGACGCCGTCATGGAGGCGCTGCTCGCCGGCTTCTACCTCCCGCTGGTCGCGTTGCGGGACGAGGGACAGGGCTTCGCCGTGTCGCTGGTCAAGGCCGCGGCGCGGCTGCGTGGGGACAAGGTCGGCTCGGTACGGCCGCCGCTGGTCGAGCCCACCTCGGACCAGATCGCCCGCCTGGAGAAGATCATCGACGACGGATTCGCCGTCCTCAAGTCCGTCGAGGCCGGTGCCTGA
- a CDS encoding glucarate dehydratase family protein, protein MKVLDVVLTPVAFADPPLLNAMGVHEPFALRGVVQLICEDGVVGLGESYGDLAFLDQVRKVLPELKGHDVFDLPGLRRKVATTLGEVVFADAHGLTGGFSVSKTVASVYSLFEVAALDAQGHYLGRPVVDLLGGKARDAVDFSAYLFYKFGAHIGAEEDSWGEVTTPDALVGEARRMVEEYGFGSIKLKGGAFDPDQEMDGIRALADAFPDHPLRIDPNAAWTVETGIRVAEELDGVLEYLEDPTPGIEGMARVAEKANMPLATNMCVVRFADIEPAFRQRAVGVILSDHHYWGGLRDTQALSITAECFDVGLSMHSNSHLGISLAAMVHVAAATPHLTYACDTHWPWKTADVIAPGALEFVDGAVAVPDKPGLGVELDPDALARAHEDYVRSGQTKRDDVTYMRKFVGSFEPNTARW, encoded by the coding sequence ATGAAGGTTCTCGACGTCGTCCTGACCCCGGTCGCGTTCGCCGACCCTCCGCTGCTCAACGCGATGGGTGTGCACGAGCCGTTCGCGCTGCGCGGGGTCGTCCAGCTGATCTGTGAGGACGGGGTGGTCGGCCTCGGCGAGTCCTATGGTGACCTCGCGTTCCTCGACCAGGTGCGGAAGGTGCTGCCGGAGCTCAAGGGACACGACGTGTTCGACCTGCCCGGCCTCCGCCGGAAGGTCGCGACCACGCTGGGCGAGGTCGTCTTCGCCGACGCGCACGGGCTCACCGGCGGTTTCTCCGTCAGCAAGACCGTGGCGAGTGTGTACTCGCTGTTCGAGGTGGCCGCGCTCGACGCGCAGGGGCACTACCTCGGCAGGCCGGTCGTGGACCTGCTCGGCGGCAAGGCGCGCGACGCCGTCGACTTCTCCGCCTACCTGTTCTACAAGTTCGGCGCCCACATCGGCGCCGAGGAGGACTCCTGGGGCGAGGTGACCACGCCGGACGCGCTCGTCGGCGAGGCGCGCCGCATGGTGGAGGAGTACGGCTTCGGCTCCATCAAGCTCAAGGGCGGCGCCTTCGACCCCGACCAGGAGATGGACGGGATCCGCGCGCTCGCGGACGCCTTCCCGGACCACCCGCTCCGCATCGACCCGAACGCGGCGTGGACCGTCGAGACGGGGATCCGGGTCGCCGAAGAACTCGACGGCGTCCTGGAGTACCTCGAAGACCCGACGCCGGGTATCGAGGGCATGGCGCGCGTCGCGGAGAAGGCGAACATGCCGCTGGCCACGAACATGTGCGTCGTGCGCTTCGCGGACATCGAGCCCGCATTCCGGCAGCGAGCGGTCGGGGTCATACTTTCGGACCATCATTACTGGGGTGGTCTGCGGGACACCCAGGCCCTCTCCATCACGGCGGAATGCTTCGACGTGGGCCTTTCCATGCATTCGAACAGTCATCTCGGGATCAGTCTGGCCGCTATGGTGCACGTGGCCGCGGCGACGCCGCACCTGACCTACGCCTGCGACACCCACTGGCCGTGGAAGACGGCCGACGTCATCGCCCCGGGTGCGCTGGAGTTCGTCGACGGTGCGGTCGCGGTGCCCGACAAGCCGGGGCTGGGGGTCGAGCTCGACCCCGACGCGCTGGCGCGGGCCCATGAAGACTATGTCCGAAGTGGACAGACCAAACGGGATGACGTGACCTATATGCGGAAGTTCGTCGGAAGCTTCGAACCGAACACGGCACGGTGGTGA
- a CDS encoding aldehyde dehydrogenase (NADP(+)): MSQATDPATLEQILAAAADAAGTAAAATPAQRAGWLNAAADALDAAAEELIALANQETHLPASPRLQGELKRTTFQLRLFGEVLADGEFLGATVDHADAAWPMGPRPDIRRLLTPIGPVLVFAASNFPFAFSVAGGDTASALAAGCPVVLKAHSGHPELSARTGEVLRDALVGAGAPEGIFAVIYGQQNGVTALKDPRIQAASFTGSVPGGRALFDIATSRPSPIPFYGELGSVNPVVVTQGAIDARGEAIAKGYAGSFTLGAGQFCTKPGLLFLPEGHGLEDTLREAVAAIPAQPMLNERIAAGFADGLAKLSDVDGVEVLSESGGAEGISHGATLLATTAKAFLADADTVREECFGPASLIVTYTDQAELISLLGVMEPGLTATIQGEESDVDWIRPVLPSLTRVAGRLLWNDWPTGVTVTWAQEHGGPYPATTAPASTSVGTAAIERFLRPIAWQGFPDALLPEPLQENNPWDLPRRTDGKRQ, translated from the coding sequence ATGAGCCAGGCAACGGATCCCGCCACGCTCGAACAGATCCTCGCGGCCGCCGCCGATGCGGCAGGCACGGCGGCGGCCGCGACCCCAGCCCAGCGCGCCGGATGGCTGAACGCGGCCGCGGACGCCCTCGACGCGGCGGCCGAAGAGCTGATCGCGCTGGCCAACCAGGAGACGCATCTCCCGGCCTCCCCGCGGCTGCAGGGCGAGCTGAAGCGCACGACGTTCCAGCTGCGCCTGTTCGGCGAGGTGCTGGCGGACGGCGAGTTCCTCGGTGCCACCGTCGACCACGCGGACGCCGCGTGGCCGATGGGACCGCGGCCGGACATCCGCCGTCTGCTCACCCCGATCGGGCCGGTGCTGGTGTTCGCCGCCAGCAACTTCCCGTTCGCGTTCAGCGTCGCGGGCGGCGACACCGCGTCGGCGCTGGCCGCGGGCTGCCCGGTCGTGCTCAAGGCACACTCCGGGCACCCGGAGCTGTCCGCCCGCACCGGCGAGGTCCTGCGCGACGCGCTGGTCGGGGCCGGTGCGCCGGAAGGGATCTTCGCGGTCATCTACGGCCAGCAGAACGGCGTCACGGCGCTGAAGGACCCGCGGATCCAGGCGGCGTCGTTCACCGGTTCCGTGCCGGGCGGGCGCGCGCTGTTCGACATCGCGACCTCGCGGCCGTCGCCGATCCCGTTCTACGGCGAACTCGGCAGCGTCAACCCGGTCGTCGTCACCCAGGGCGCGATCGACGCGCGCGGTGAGGCGATCGCCAAGGGCTACGCGGGTTCGTTCACCCTCGGTGCCGGACAGTTCTGCACCAAGCCGGGGCTGCTGTTCCTGCCCGAGGGCCACGGCCTCGAAGACACGCTGCGCGAGGCCGTCGCGGCGATCCCGGCGCAGCCGATGCTCAACGAGCGCATCGCGGCGGGCTTCGCCGACGGACTGGCGAAGCTCAGCGACGTCGACGGTGTCGAGGTGCTGTCGGAATCCGGTGGCGCGGAAGGGATCTCGCACGGCGCGACGTTGCTCGCCACCACCGCCAAGGCGTTCCTCGCCGACGCCGACACGGTTCGCGAGGAGTGCTTCGGCCCGGCTTCGCTGATCGTCACCTACACCGACCAGGCCGAGCTGATCAGCCTGCTCGGGGTGATGGAACCGGGGCTCACCGCGACCATCCAGGGTGAAGAGTCCGATGTGGACTGGATCCGTCCGGTCCTCCCGTCGCTGACCAGGGTCGCCGGCCGTCTGCTGTGGAACGACTGGCCGACCGGCGTCACCGTCACGTGGGCACAGGAACACGGTGGTCCCTACCCGGCGACCACCGCGCCGGCCAGTACCTCGGTCGGCACTGCCGCGATCGAGCGGTTCCTGCGACCGATCGCCTGGCAGGGCTTCCCCGACGCGCTGCTGCCGGAACCGTTGCAGGAGAACAACCCGTGGGACCTGCCCCGCAGGACCGACGGGAAGCGCCAGTAA
- a CDS encoding polysaccharide lyase 8 family protein has translation MPGFGNFDRRTALRGGAAAAASVALTSALAGTSSAQPVAPGSSSIVTGYRELQTGINRPSAERTAALANLDRVAKAYHDSMTVGDGPLWRDLPLGPGSDFTTSMYARLRAIAVNWGTPGGALAGDPAVLARIKGALELLYSSDQYSEKTAEIGNWYTYEIGIPLYLLHILATVADELTQDELAKYLKPVLKFSGNPNLRTNNPSVVETGANRADKSTISLVSGAMLGDAERIKRGVAAFTDVEGGGAASVIAKLHRAAGDGFHTDGSFLQHDSVPYPGHYGIILLTAIASAIHVTKGTEFELPADVRDAAYALVSDTFAPFVYAGALMESVRGRFLSRQGESAHDIGHQLTGAVVLLARSASGKRKEELGGLAAKWITEDTFAPYLKIPDPERFAPGPDLVGIPGIEFAQELLATKVRATPTVATHRVFGQQDRMVHITEGWSASLGVASTRISRYESINSMNLHGWYVGDGSLYLFLPKAKGHFTDAYWPTVDPQLLPGTTTKSGPTPKLESVPLTGKDHCGGVRWDARHGAHALDFVSQDGTLTAKKSWFFTLSGVVCLGAGITDSSGERIRTTIENRNLGENGTGVLLADGHLVGGSESLRRRRWLHLERVGGYVLLDDAEVTALREDRTGTWRDIDKGANTKGTTVPYTRRYQKLVIEHGAKPSNATYAYAVLPTASVLQTIASAWSWRVRSNTATVQAVRLWDATLLANFFAAGSVDEVSVSGPASVALGRTGNGWRLAVSDPTQRQEVVRVTVRRKTFEVPVKDTFGATQTVRI, from the coding sequence ATGCCCGGATTCGGTAACTTCGACAGGAGAACGGCCTTGCGGGGAGGCGCGGCAGCGGCCGCTTCGGTGGCGCTCACCTCGGCACTCGCGGGCACTTCGTCCGCGCAGCCCGTCGCTCCGGGCTCGTCGTCCATCGTGACCGGCTATCGCGAACTGCAGACCGGTATCAACCGGCCGTCGGCGGAGCGCACGGCCGCGCTGGCGAACCTCGACAGGGTCGCGAAGGCCTACCACGACAGCATGACGGTTGGCGATGGTCCACTGTGGAGAGATCTCCCGCTCGGCCCCGGCAGCGACTTCACGACGTCGATGTACGCACGGCTCCGGGCGATCGCGGTCAATTGGGGCACTCCCGGCGGAGCGCTCGCGGGTGATCCCGCCGTGCTCGCCCGGATCAAGGGCGCGCTGGAACTGTTGTACAGCAGCGATCAGTACAGCGAGAAGACCGCCGAGATCGGCAACTGGTACACCTACGAGATCGGCATCCCGCTCTACCTGCTGCACATCCTTGCGACGGTCGCCGACGAGCTCACCCAGGACGAGCTCGCCAAGTATCTGAAGCCGGTGCTGAAATTCTCCGGCAACCCGAACCTCCGCACGAACAACCCGAGTGTCGTCGAGACCGGCGCCAACCGCGCGGACAAGTCGACGATCTCCCTCGTCTCCGGCGCGATGCTGGGCGACGCCGAGCGGATCAAGCGCGGCGTCGCGGCGTTCACCGATGTCGAAGGCGGGGGAGCGGCGAGTGTCATCGCCAAACTCCACCGCGCGGCGGGCGACGGTTTCCACACCGACGGCTCGTTCCTGCAGCACGATTCGGTGCCGTATCCCGGGCACTACGGGATCATCCTGCTCACCGCGATCGCGTCCGCCATCCACGTCACCAAGGGCACGGAGTTCGAACTGCCCGCCGACGTCCGCGACGCGGCGTACGCGCTGGTCTCCGACACGTTCGCGCCGTTCGTGTACGCGGGCGCGCTGATGGAGTCGGTCCGCGGCCGGTTCCTTTCCCGGCAAGGGGAATCCGCGCACGACATCGGGCACCAGCTCACCGGAGCGGTGGTCCTGCTGGCCCGGTCGGCGAGCGGGAAGCGCAAGGAGGAGCTCGGCGGTCTCGCCGCGAAGTGGATCACCGAGGACACTTTCGCGCCGTATCTCAAGATCCCCGACCCCGAGCGGTTCGCGCCGGGGCCGGACCTCGTCGGCATCCCCGGCATCGAGTTCGCACAGGAGCTGCTGGCGACCAAGGTGCGGGCGACACCGACGGTCGCGACGCATCGCGTGTTCGGCCAGCAGGACCGGATGGTGCACATCACCGAAGGCTGGTCGGCCTCGCTCGGCGTCGCCTCGACGCGGATCTCGCGGTACGAGTCGATCAACTCGATGAACCTGCACGGCTGGTACGTCGGTGACGGCTCGCTGTATCTGTTCCTGCCCAAGGCGAAGGGGCACTTCACCGACGCCTACTGGCCGACGGTCGATCCGCAGCTGCTGCCGGGGACGACCACCAAGAGCGGCCCGACCCCGAAACTGGAGTCGGTACCGCTGACCGGCAAGGACCACTGCGGCGGTGTCCGCTGGGACGCGCGGCACGGCGCGCACGCCCTCGACTTCGTCTCGCAGGACGGCACGCTGACCGCGAAGAAGTCATGGTTCTTCACGCTATCGGGCGTGGTGTGCCTCGGTGCCGGGATCACCGACTCCTCCGGCGAGCGGATCCGGACCACGATCGAGAACCGCAACCTCGGCGAGAACGGCACCGGGGTTCTGCTGGCCGACGGGCATCTCGTCGGGGGCTCGGAGTCGTTGCGGCGCAGGCGATGGCTGCATCTCGAACGGGTCGGCGGTTACGTCCTGCTCGACGACGCCGAGGTCACCGCGCTGCGCGAGGACCGGACGGGGACCTGGCGCGACATCGACAAGGGCGCCAACACCAAGGGCACCACGGTGCCGTACACGCGGCGCTACCAGAAGCTGGTCATCGAACACGGCGCGAAGCCCTCGAACGCGACGTATGCGTACGCCGTCCTGCCGACCGCGTCGGTGCTGCAGACGATCGCTTCGGCCTGGTCGTGGCGCGTGCGGTCCAACACCGCGACCGTGCAGGCGGTCCGGCTGTGGGACGCGACCCTGCTGGCGAACTTCTTCGCCGCCGGCTCGGTCGACGAGGTGTCGGTGTCCGGTCCGGCGTCGGTGGCGCTGGGCCGGACCGGGAACGGTTGGCGGCTGGCGGTTTCGGATCCGACGCAGCGGCAGGAAGTCGTGCGCGTGACCGTGCGGCGGAAGACCTTCGAGGTGCCGGTGAAGGACACCTTCGGCGCCACGCAGACCGTCCGCATTTAG
- a CDS encoding epoxide hydrolase family protein, which produces MTDIEQFRIDIPQSDLDDLTDRLARTRWPSALPGAEWSRGVPVAYLKGLAEYWRDGYDWRAWEKQLNEFPQYTTEIDGQRVHFLHVRSPEPDAIPLIMTHSWPNSIAEFLNVLGSLTDPRAHGLDPSRAFHVVAPSLPGFGFSPFPEPADERPWDIARVARTWAELMSRLGYERYGAHGNDAGALVTPCLAAHAPEHVIGSHITSGLGVPMGDPADFDGLTEQDQAELAGLMERFAGGSGYAPYLTNRPQTLSFGFLDSPVAQLAYLVERFKEFDGWPDGTAPAEPIDRDLLLTNATLYWLTGTGGTSLWPYYEGQAAMPMDQTAVPTGVSHGGPSALRVIASRKNDVVRWADHESPSHMVAMAVPGDVVAELREFFGNLRK; this is translated from the coding sequence ATGACCGACATCGAGCAGTTCCGCATCGACATCCCGCAGTCCGATCTGGACGACCTGACCGACCGGCTGGCCCGCACCCGCTGGCCGTCGGCGCTGCCCGGTGCCGAGTGGAGCCGGGGCGTCCCGGTCGCGTACCTCAAGGGCCTGGCCGAATACTGGCGAGACGGCTACGACTGGCGCGCGTGGGAGAAGCAGCTCAACGAATTCCCGCAGTACACCACCGAGATCGACGGCCAGCGCGTGCACTTCCTGCACGTCCGGTCGCCGGAACCGGACGCGATCCCGCTGATCATGACGCACAGCTGGCCCAATTCGATCGCCGAGTTCCTGAACGTCCTCGGCTCGCTCACCGACCCGCGAGCCCACGGTCTCGACCCCTCGCGCGCCTTCCACGTCGTCGCGCCGTCCTTGCCGGGCTTCGGTTTCTCGCCGTTCCCGGAGCCCGCCGACGAACGTCCGTGGGACATCGCGCGGGTGGCGCGGACCTGGGCCGAGCTGATGAGCCGCCTCGGTTACGAACGTTATGGCGCGCACGGGAACGACGCCGGCGCGCTGGTGACGCCCTGTCTCGCGGCGCACGCGCCCGAGCACGTCATCGGCTCGCACATCACGTCCGGGCTCGGTGTGCCGATGGGCGACCCGGCCGACTTCGACGGGCTCACCGAACAGGATCAGGCCGAGTTGGCAGGCCTGATGGAGCGTTTCGCGGGCGGCAGCGGATACGCGCCGTACCTGACGAACAGGCCGCAGACGCTGAGTTTCGGCTTCCTCGATTCGCCGGTCGCGCAGCTGGCGTATCTGGTGGAACGGTTCAAGGAGTTCGACGGCTGGCCCGACGGCACGGCGCCCGCCGAGCCGATCGACCGCGACCTGCTCCTCACCAACGCGACGCTGTACTGGCTGACCGGGACCGGCGGCACCTCGCTGTGGCCGTACTACGAGGGGCAGGCCGCGATGCCGATGGACCAGACGGCGGTGCCGACCGGCGTCTCCCACGGCGGGCCGTCCGCGTTGCGCGTGATCGCCTCGCGGAAGAACGACGTCGTGCGCTGGGCGGATCACGAGAGCCCGAGCCATATGGTCGCGATGGCCGTGCCGGGCGACGTGGTGGCCGAACTCCGCGAATTCTTCGGAAATCTCCGGAAGTGA
- a CDS encoding alpha/beta fold hydrolase, giving the protein MTTSFETVTSADGTPIAFDRTGEGTPVILVGGAFNDRTTVAGLAATLSPEHTVIAYDRRGRGESGAGAVYSVEREVEDLAALIEHVGGSAAVFGHSSGAVLGLEAAARGVAMTKLAVYEPPYVVDDSRERPAADLFDRVRALIADGDRDGAAELFLVEGTATPEEVVKGMRNDPFWAWFTGLAHTLPYDLALCGPGNVLPADRLAKISVPTLVIDGGESDAWMRAGTRAVADTVPGARYATVAGQDHGVLHQPDTLRELLTGFLG; this is encoded by the coding sequence ATGACCACCTCGTTCGAGACCGTGACTTCGGCCGACGGCACCCCGATCGCCTTCGACCGCACCGGGGAGGGCACGCCGGTCATCCTGGTCGGTGGTGCGTTCAACGACCGGACGACCGTCGCCGGGCTGGCCGCGACCCTGTCGCCGGAGCACACCGTGATCGCCTATGACCGGCGCGGCCGGGGCGAAAGCGGTGCCGGCGCGGTCTATTCGGTGGAGCGCGAGGTCGAGGATCTCGCCGCGCTGATCGAGCACGTGGGTGGTTCGGCGGCGGTGTTCGGGCACTCCTCGGGTGCGGTGCTGGGGCTGGAGGCGGCCGCCAGAGGCGTCGCCATGACCAAGCTCGCCGTGTACGAGCCGCCGTACGTCGTCGACGACAGCCGGGAGAGGCCCGCGGCCGACCTCTTCGACCGCGTCCGTGCCTTGATCGCCGACGGCGACCGCGACGGCGCGGCGGAACTGTTCCTCGTCGAGGGGACCGCGACGCCGGAAGAGGTCGTCAAGGGGATGCGGAACGACCCGTTCTGGGCATGGTTCACAGGCCTCGCCCACACGCTGCCCTACGACCTTGCGCTCTGCGGTCCCGGAAACGTGCTGCCCGCGGACCGGCTGGCCAAGATCTCGGTGCCCACGCTGGTCATCGACGGCGGGGAGAGCGACGCCTGGATGCGGGCGGGCACCCGCGCGGTCGCCGACACGGTCCCCGGCGCGCGGTATGCCACCGTCGCAGGGCAGGACCACGGCGTCCTCCACCAGCCGGACACGTTGCGAGAGCTGCTCACCGGGTTTCTCGGCTGA